The following proteins are encoded in a genomic region of Bosea beijingensis:
- a CDS encoding ArsR/SmtB family transcription factor, with translation MVKFQDTQLDRTFSALADPTRRALLARLEGEDGLSVSELAKPFPVSLPAIMKHLDVLTDAGLLTRTKAGRTVSCHLNAEPMEEAMGWLARYQRFWTERLDALEALLEARRKGDG, from the coding sequence ATGGTTAAGTTTCAGGATACGCAGCTCGACCGGACCTTCTCCGCCCTGGCGGACCCGACGCGGAGGGCCTTGCTGGCGCGGCTGGAGGGCGAGGACGGGCTGTCGGTGAGCGAGCTGGCGAAGCCCTTTCCGGTCTCGCTCCCGGCCATAATGAAGCATCTCGACGTCCTCACGGATGCCGGCTTGCTGACGCGGACCAAGGCGGGGCGCACCGTGTCCTGCCATCTGAATGCGGAGCCGATGGAGGAGGCGATGGGCTGGCTGGCGCGCTATCAGCGGTTCTGGACCGAGCGCCTCGATGCGCTGGAAGCGCTGCTCGAAGCGCGGCGCAAGGGCGACGGTTGA
- a CDS encoding PhzF family phenazine biosynthesis protein codes for MAQDGIRLVNVFTHRGQGGNPCPIVIDAAVLRDDDMRAVAARYGHESGFVRPPSSPDSDFTFRFWVPRHEMEMCGHATIGALWCLATAGRLDAEQMRIETRSGPVTGYVANRSSANPSVEISQPVGKVVDLTRAQEEDVLATLRISRGDLLDLPIQNAVTSRVKTLIPMKSVAHLQALTTDMVLTEKCCERIASTGLYPYAVADQAERRFEARQFPKSSGYPEDAATGIAAAALAFGLLKNDLVPRDSGRITILQGRAMNALSEIRVRIGFADGRPVGCLLGGEVMPADDHAA; via the coding sequence ATGGCGCAGGACGGCATCAGGCTGGTCAATGTGTTCACGCATCGGGGGCAGGGCGGCAATCCCTGTCCGATCGTGATCGATGCTGCCGTGCTGCGGGATGACGACATGCGGGCGGTCGCAGCCCGCTATGGTCACGAATCCGGTTTCGTTAGGCCGCCTTCCAGCCCGGATTCCGACTTCACCTTCCGGTTTTGGGTGCCACGCCACGAGATGGAAATGTGCGGCCACGCCACGATCGGCGCGCTCTGGTGCCTTGCGACGGCCGGTCGGCTCGATGCCGAGCAGATGCGGATCGAGACGCGCAGCGGCCCCGTCACGGGCTATGTCGCGAACCGTTCCTCTGCGAATCCGTCGGTCGAGATCAGCCAGCCGGTCGGCAAGGTCGTCGACCTGACGCGTGCGCAAGAGGAGGACGTGCTCGCGACGCTCCGGATTTCGCGCGGCGACCTGCTCGATCTGCCGATCCAGAACGCGGTGACCTCACGCGTCAAGACGCTGATCCCGATGAAGAGCGTCGCGCATCTGCAAGCATTGACGACTGACATGGTCCTCACCGAAAAATGCTGCGAGCGCATCGCTTCGACCGGGCTCTATCCTTACGCCGTCGCCGATCAGGCTGAGCGGCGCTTCGAGGCCCGGCAGTTCCCGAAATCCTCCGGCTACCCGGAAGACGCCGCGACCGGCATCGCGGCTGCGGCGCTGGCCTTCGGGCTGCTCAAGAACGATCTCGTTCCCCGCGACAGTGGCCGCATCACCATCCTGCAGGGCCGGGCGATGAACGCACTTTCGGAAATTCGCGTCAGGATCGGCTTCGCCGACGGCCGGCCGGTCGGTTGCCTCCTCGGAGGCGAGGTCATGCCGGCGGACGACCACGCGGCCTGA
- the dusA gene encoding tRNA dihydrouridine(20/20a) synthase DusA translates to MNTQTTADRDEASFWRFSVAPMMDWTDRHCRVIHRLMSRHALLYTEMVTAQAVIRGDRERLIGFDAMEHPVALQLGGNDPKLLAEAAKIGADFGYDEINLNCGCPSDRVQGGAFGACLMREPALVGDCVADMKAAVSIPVTVKCRLGVDDQDPEAALDALTASARAAGVDALIVHARKAWLQGLSPKENREIPPLDYERAYRLKAANPDLPIAINGGIKAPAEWPAHLEKLDGVMIGREAYQNPEILLQADPLLFGREAPVADAFAMLEALEPYIAAHIERGGRVHAFTRHLVGLFPGRPGARMFRRHLAERCVGADATLDDLRAAIAHVSRHEAAAAA, encoded by the coding sequence ATGAATACCCAGACGACAGCAGACCGTGACGAAGCGAGCTTCTGGCGCTTCTCCGTGGCGCCGATGATGGATTGGACCGACCGGCATTGCCGCGTCATCCACCGCCTGATGTCGCGCCATGCGCTGCTCTATACCGAGATGGTGACGGCGCAGGCGGTGATCCGTGGCGATCGCGAGCGCCTGATCGGATTCGATGCCATGGAGCATCCCGTTGCGCTCCAGCTTGGCGGCAACGACCCGAAGCTGCTGGCGGAAGCAGCGAAGATCGGCGCCGATTTCGGCTATGACGAGATCAACCTGAACTGCGGCTGCCCGTCAGACCGGGTGCAGGGCGGGGCTTTCGGCGCCTGCCTGATGCGCGAGCCCGCGCTGGTCGGCGATTGCGTCGCGGATATGAAGGCGGCTGTCTCGATTCCCGTGACGGTGAAATGCCGCCTCGGCGTCGACGATCAGGACCCGGAAGCGGCGCTCGATGCGCTGACCGCTTCGGCGCGCGCGGCCGGCGTCGATGCGTTGATCGTCCACGCCCGCAAGGCTTGGCTGCAAGGGCTCTCGCCCAAGGAAAACCGTGAGATCCCACCGCTGGACTATGAGCGTGCCTATCGCCTCAAGGCCGCCAACCCGGACCTGCCGATCGCGATCAACGGCGGCATCAAGGCTCCTGCTGAATGGCCAGCGCATCTCGAAAAGCTCGATGGCGTGATGATCGGCCGGGAGGCCTATCAGAACCCCGAGATTCTGCTTCAGGCCGATCCGCTGCTCTTCGGCCGGGAGGCGCCGGTCGCCGATGCCTTCGCCATGCTGGAGGCGCTGGAGCCGTACATAGCCGCGCATATCGAGCGGGGCGGGCGGGTGCATGCCTTCACGCGCCATCTCGTCGGCCTCTTCCCCGGCCGCCCTGGCGCGCGCATGTTCCGCCGTCATCTCGCCGAGCGCTGCGTCGGCGCCGATGCCACGCTGGACGACCTGCGCGCGGCGATCGCTCATGTCTCGCGCCACGAGGCCGCTGCCGCAGCCTGA
- a CDS encoding ABC transporter ATP-binding protein/permease, giving the protein MAEAPQVLRRSRMRQFFRIALRYWRGRARWQAWALTVTVLVFIAAQTSAAVGINRWNRWFFDALEKRDVDAVWATTGWLPFLLAASALSVSGLVVSRMLLQVRWRENLTRRLAGWWIADQRYYRLGFLSRDMTAPEYRVAEDARLAIEPLVELAIGLITAFVTAATFAAILWQVAGSAEFPLGGTTIVIPSYMAVAAVVYATIASLAAYLAGRPLVPRVAHKNEMEAQFRAEMTRLRENAESIALIKGDADERNSVGENYGRVVAAWLRIVRQQGIIALVLNTNGALFPIVPLLLIAPKYLAGGVTLGAVVQVVAAFSAVQAALIWFVDNFVRLAEWFASVTRVDELVEELQALDIGTIMEKDEQIVLGESDDGAIHLDNLSIAHSNGRVVVADATVTIPQGAKALIAGESGSGKSTLIRALAGIWPWGSGSIRVPAGQSIAFVPQKPYLPRGTLRTILLYPDSDRVIPDDAITEALQRCGLGYLAKKLDVAEEDWDRILSGGERQRVAFTRLLLQKPDIIVMDEATSALDEESQASLLSLFDDELAEATLISVGHRPGLEDYHDQKITLERRLAGAHMTSRRLRKSLWRLFRSRSAANEDERPEA; this is encoded by the coding sequence ATGGCCGAGGCTCCGCAGGTTTTGCGACGCTCCCGCATGCGCCAGTTCTTCCGCATCGCGTTGCGCTACTGGCGCGGCAGGGCGCGCTGGCAGGCCTGGGCCCTGACCGTGACCGTCCTCGTCTTCATCGCGGCGCAGACCTCCGCCGCCGTCGGCATCAACCGCTGGAACCGCTGGTTCTTCGATGCGCTCGAAAAGCGCGACGTCGACGCCGTCTGGGCGACGACCGGCTGGCTGCCGTTCCTGCTGGCGGCCTCGGCGCTGTCGGTCTCCGGCCTCGTCGTCAGCCGCATGCTGCTGCAGGTGCGCTGGCGCGAGAACCTGACACGCCGCCTCGCCGGCTGGTGGATCGCCGACCAGCGTTATTACCGCCTGGGCTTCCTGAGCAGGGATATGACCGCGCCGGAATACCGGGTCGCCGAAGACGCGCGCCTCGCGATCGAGCCCTTGGTCGAGCTCGCGATCGGGCTGATTACCGCCTTCGTCACGGCGGCGACCTTCGCCGCGATCCTGTGGCAGGTCGCCGGTTCGGCGGAGTTCCCGCTAGGCGGCACCACGATCGTCATCCCCAGCTACATGGCGGTCGCGGCGGTGGTCTATGCCACAATCGCCTCGCTCGCGGCCTATCTAGCGGGCCGCCCCCTCGTCCCGCGCGTCGCGCACAAGAACGAGATGGAGGCACAATTCCGGGCCGAGATGACGCGGCTGCGCGAGAATGCCGAGAGCATCGCGCTGATCAAGGGCGATGCCGACGAACGCAATTCGGTCGGTGAAAACTACGGGCGCGTTGTCGCGGCCTGGCTCAGGATCGTGCGCCAGCAGGGCATTATCGCGCTGGTGCTGAACACCAATGGAGCGCTGTTCCCGATCGTGCCGCTCCTGCTGATCGCACCGAAATACCTGGCCGGTGGCGTCACGCTCGGCGCGGTCGTGCAGGTCGTCGCGGCCTTCAGCGCCGTCCAGGCCGCGCTGATCTGGTTCGTCGACAATTTCGTGCGGCTGGCAGAGTGGTTCGCCTCGGTGACCCGCGTCGATGAGTTGGTGGAGGAGCTTCAGGCTCTGGATATCGGCACGATCATGGAGAAGGATGAGCAGATCGTGCTCGGAGAGAGCGATGACGGTGCGATCCATCTCGACAACCTGTCGATCGCCCATAGCAATGGCCGCGTCGTCGTGGCCGATGCCACCGTCACCATCCCGCAGGGAGCGAAGGCGCTGATCGCGGGCGAGAGCGGCTCGGGCAAGAGCACGCTGATCCGGGCGCTCGCAGGCATCTGGCCCTGGGGCTCCGGCTCGATCCGCGTGCCGGCCGGGCAATCGATCGCCTTCGTGCCGCAGAAGCCCTACCTGCCGCGCGGCACCTTGCGCACCATCCTGCTCTATCCGGATTCCGACCGTGTCATCCCTGACGACGCTATCACGGAGGCGTTGCAGCGCTGCGGCCTCGGCTATCTCGCCAAAAAGCTCGATGTCGCGGAGGAGGACTGGGACCGCATCCTCTCCGGTGGCGAGCGCCAGCGCGTCGCCTTCACCCGCCTGCTGCTGCAGAAGCCCGATATCATCGTGATGGACGAAGCAACCTCGGCGCTCGACGAGGAGAGCCAGGCCTCGCTGCTCAGCCTGTTCGACGATGAGCTCGCGGAAGCGACGCTGATCAGCGTCGGGCACCGGCCGGGGCTCGAGGATTATCACGACCAGAAGATCACGCTGGAGCGCAGGCTAGCCGGCGCTCACATGACGTCCAGGCGCCTGCGGAAATCGCTCTGGCGTCTGTTCAGAAGCCGAAGCGCCGCCAATGAGGACGAGCGCCCGGAGGCCTGA
- a CDS encoding ABC transporter permease, whose product MVKDTRLSTKLWAAANWTLIGFFVVNLFAMIATVVTSSFSTRWLGTWLPAGWTTRWYAAAWSEFQLYDVLLVTFQIVFLVVALSGMIGVPAAYALARRDFPGKKLVMLLFLLPLLVPPITFGIPLATVLYQTGFAGQMSGVVLANLVPTVPFVILVMIPFIEQIDTKIEAAARVFGANTFKLFVHVLLPLLMPGILAALLLVLVRTLAMFELTFLTAGPTSQTLVVALYYAVFAAGVRAVQSIDAMAVIYMVTTLIWLVIALRFVNPTQIVARAKR is encoded by the coding sequence ATGGTGAAAGACACCCGTCTCTCGACGAAGCTCTGGGCAGCCGCCAACTGGACGCTGATCGGCTTCTTCGTCGTCAACCTCTTCGCGATGATCGCGACGGTGGTGACCTCGTCCTTCTCGACGCGCTGGCTGGGCACCTGGCTCCCCGCCGGCTGGACGACGCGCTGGTACGCGGCCGCCTGGTCGGAATTCCAGCTCTATGACGTGCTGCTCGTCACCTTCCAGATCGTCTTCTTGGTGGTGGCGCTCTCCGGCATGATCGGCGTGCCGGCGGCCTATGCGCTGGCCCGTCGCGACTTCCCGGGCAAGAAGCTCGTCATGCTGCTCTTCCTGTTGCCGCTCCTGGTGCCGCCGATCACCTTCGGCATCCCGCTGGCGACGGTGCTCTACCAGACCGGCTTCGCCGGCCAGATGTCGGGCGTCGTGCTCGCCAATCTCGTGCCGACCGTGCCTTTCGTCATCCTGGTGATGATCCCGTTCATCGAGCAGATCGACACCAAGATCGAGGCGGCGGCGCGGGTCTTCGGCGCCAACACCTTCAAGCTCTTCGTGCATGTGCTGCTGCCGCTGCTCATGCCGGGCATTCTCGCGGCGCTGCTGCTGGTCCTGGTCAGGACGCTCGCCATGTTCGAATTGACCTTCCTCACGGCCGGCCCGACCAGCCAGACCCTCGTCGTCGCGCTCTACTACGCGGTCTTCGCCGCCGGTGTCCGCGCGGTGCAGTCGATCGACGCCATGGCGGTGATCTACATGGTCACCACGCTGATCTGGCTCGTGATCGCGCTGCGCTTCGTCAACCCGACGCAGATCGTCGCCCGCGCCAAGCGGTAA
- a CDS encoding ABC transporter permease yields MSTDTSSIPLKQRLAARGLDGLTLLVLPAILFLLALFIYPFLYGLVLSFEPKQGGMFANYQRFFSDRFLYGTIATTLWLALPVTVATLLLAIPIAFRVRLMRNQRLLTTILVIPITLGTVLVAEGLLNYLGPQGWFNRVLMTFGIISSPVKLLHNYWGVMLSLVITGFPFTFLLTLSYLSGIDPALEQAGATLGAGPWDRFKHILFPLLLPGLAITFCLSFVQAFSVFPSAVLLGAPSGPTRVISIAAYQAAFEEYDYSMASAVAMIMGVVQLTIVVVVLAARGMLYRGPAGGGKG; encoded by the coding sequence GTGAGCACCGACACCTCCTCCATCCCGCTGAAGCAGCGGCTGGCGGCGCGGGGGCTCGACGGGCTGACGCTGCTCGTTCTGCCGGCGATCCTGTTCCTGCTGGCGCTGTTCATCTACCCGTTCCTCTACGGGCTCGTGCTCTCCTTCGAGCCGAAGCAGGGCGGCATGTTCGCCAACTACCAGCGCTTCTTCTCCGATCGTTTCCTCTACGGGACGATCGCGACGACGCTTTGGCTCGCTCTGCCCGTCACGGTCGCGACGCTGCTGCTGGCGATCCCGATCGCCTTCCGCGTCCGGCTGATGCGCAACCAGCGCCTGCTGACCACGATCCTGGTGATCCCGATCACGCTCGGCACCGTGCTCGTCGCCGAGGGCCTCCTGAATTATCTCGGGCCTCAGGGCTGGTTCAACCGCGTGCTGATGACCTTCGGCATCATCTCCTCGCCGGTGAAGCTGCTGCACAACTACTGGGGCGTGATGCTCTCGCTGGTCATCACCGGCTTCCCCTTCACCTTCCTGCTGACGCTGTCCTATCTCTCCGGCATCGATCCGGCGCTGGAGCAGGCGGGCGCGACGCTCGGTGCCGGGCCGTGGGACCGTTTCAAGCACATCCTGTTCCCGCTCCTGCTGCCGGGGCTCGCGATCACCTTCTGCCTGAGCTTCGTGCAGGCCTTCTCGGTCTTCCCTTCGGCCGTGCTGCTCGGCGCGCCCTCGGGACCGACCCGCGTGATCTCGATCGCGGCCTATCAGGCGGCTTTCGAGGAATACGACTACTCCATGGCTTCGGCCGTCGCGATGATCATGGGCGTGGTTCAGCTCACCATCGTCGTCGTGGTGCTCGCCGCGCGCGGCATGCTGTATCGCGGCCCTGCCGGCGGCGGAAAGGGCTGA
- a CDS encoding ABC transporter ATP-binding protein, producing the protein MNAASFRELRLDRLSRDFGTHNALKDVSLTIGKGEFIALLGPSGCGKSTTLNLIAGLLPATGGGIWLDDKRIDPLRPEERGFGMVFQSYALFPHMNVNKNIGFGLKMRGLPRAEIDKRVAEAAALVRLQGQTEKLPGQLSGGQQQRVAIARAIVVEPPLVLMDEPLSNLDAKLRLEMRAEIRRIHNTLGATTIYVTHDQEEALSLADRIVVLRDGQVRQVGTPEDLFMRPDHLDVAEFMGFRNKVKGKVASTGDGKAAITVGDAQLSGRARETVSVGADGYLAIRPEDLHPVAAGQPGLKAQVVSTEFRGREFVGFARMADGTDLSFLAHDKLSPGEAVTLAADPDRVLVYGGAA; encoded by the coding sequence TCGGCTCGACCGTCTGAGCCGTGACTTCGGCACCCATAACGCGCTCAAGGACGTCTCGCTGACGATCGGCAAGGGCGAGTTCATCGCGCTGCTCGGCCCGTCCGGCTGCGGCAAGTCGACGACGCTGAACCTGATCGCAGGCTTGCTGCCCGCGACCGGTGGCGGCATCTGGCTCGACGACAAGCGTATCGACCCGCTGCGCCCGGAAGAACGCGGCTTCGGCATGGTCTTCCAGAGCTATGCGCTCTTCCCGCATATGAACGTGAACAAGAATATCGGCTTCGGCCTCAAGATGCGCGGCCTGCCGCGCGCCGAGATCGACAAGCGCGTCGCGGAAGCCGCCGCTTTGGTGCGCCTGCAGGGCCAGACCGAGAAGCTGCCCGGCCAGCTCTCCGGCGGCCAGCAGCAGCGCGTCGCGATTGCGCGCGCCATCGTCGTCGAGCCGCCGCTGGTGCTGATGGACGAGCCGCTTTCGAACCTCGACGCCAAGCTGCGCCTGGAGATGCGCGCCGAAATCCGCCGCATCCACAACACGCTCGGCGCCACCACGATCTACGTCACCCACGACCAGGAGGAGGCGCTCTCGCTCGCCGACCGCATCGTCGTGCTGCGTGACGGCCAGGTCCGTCAGGTCGGCACGCCGGAAGACCTGTTCATGCGGCCGGACCATCTCGACGTCGCCGAGTTCATGGGCTTCCGCAACAAGGTCAAGGGCAAGGTCGCCTCGACCGGCGACGGCAAGGCCGCGATCACCGTGGGCGATGCCCAGCTCTCCGGCCGCGCCCGCGAGACGGTGTCCGTCGGCGCCGACGGCTATCTGGCGATCCGCCCGGAAGACCTGCACCCGGTCGCGGCCGGCCAGCCGGGCCTCAAGGCGCAGGTCGTCTCGACCGAGTTCCGCGGCCGCGAGTTCGTCGGCTTCGCCCGCATGGCCGATGGCACGGACCTGTCCTTCCTCGCCCATGACAAGCTGTCGCCGGGCGAAGCCGTGACGCTCGCCGCCGATCCCGACCGCGTCCTCGTCTATGGAGGGGCGGCGTGA